From Pseudomonas alcaligenes, a single genomic window includes:
- a CDS encoding YdgA family protein has product MKKTAGMAASLVVIVGALGTAGAWYTGKHLESVLQTSISEANQQMQNALLGIDGTAKLELLSLERHLFSSTAHYRLTVAGKALGDGQQPFELLFVDRIDHGPFPLSRLQALKLMPVMATSNFELEKNPLTEPWFAATQGVAPLSGQVSLGYDGSSSSSMRLQPLDLAPSEKIQVKFSGLDLQVDASAKAEDLQIGGNMTSLQLSLVSPTSGPLTIDLQGLTLDSDRSKGSSGLYMGTNQVKLKSASVQMADKPPVLLSDLAQSDSLEEVGNSLNGRLTYDIGMISYDGKQIGGSQQVWSLKNLDLGAVQSLVKLYESKLQPLQTAALQGSEAPQLDLSDAEQAQLKADFEQLLAAKPQIALEKMSFKTTNGESHLRLALDLNKPESFDLPAPLIAKQLIGQLDAKLVVSKPMIGDVVGVQAAFAGQTDQQAIAEQASMMSEMASSMAVASQMATVEGDNIVSSLHYANDQVDFNGRKMTVEEFVGMFMAMGGGMGMQQDDAALQEGESADGLALQAPAVENTAQ; this is encoded by the coding sequence ATGAAAAAAACCGCAGGTATGGCTGCAAGCCTCGTCGTTATCGTCGGGGCACTGGGAACCGCCGGGGCGTGGTACACCGGTAAACATCTGGAAAGCGTGCTGCAAACCTCGATCAGCGAGGCCAACCAGCAGATGCAGAACGCCCTGTTGGGCATCGATGGCACGGCCAAGCTGGAACTGCTGTCGCTGGAGCGGCACCTGTTCAGCAGTACCGCCCACTACCGCCTGACCGTCGCCGGCAAGGCTCTGGGCGATGGCCAGCAGCCGTTCGAGCTGCTGTTCGTCGACCGTATCGACCACGGCCCGTTCCCGCTGTCGCGCCTGCAGGCACTGAAGCTGATGCCGGTCATGGCCACCAGCAACTTCGAACTGGAAAAGAACCCGCTCACCGAACCCTGGTTTGCCGCGACTCAGGGCGTGGCTCCGCTCAGTGGCCAGGTCAGCCTCGGCTATGACGGTTCCAGCAGCAGTAGCATGCGCCTGCAGCCGCTGGATCTGGCTCCGAGCGAGAAGATCCAGGTGAAATTCTCCGGTCTGGATCTGCAGGTGGACGCCAGCGCCAAGGCCGAGGATCTGCAGATCGGCGGCAACATGACCAGCCTGCAGCTGTCCCTTGTCTCGCCCACCTCCGGGCCGCTGACCATCGACCTGCAGGGCCTGACCCTGGACAGCGACCGCAGCAAGGGCAGCTCCGGGCTGTACATGGGGACGAACCAGGTCAAGCTGAAAAGCGCCAGCGTACAGATGGCCGACAAGCCGCCGGTACTGCTTAGCGACCTGGCCCAGAGCGACAGCCTGGAAGAGGTCGGCAACAGCCTCAACGGCCGCCTGACCTACGACATCGGCATGATCAGCTACGACGGCAAGCAGATCGGTGGCAGCCAGCAGGTGTGGAGCCTGAAGAACCTCGATCTGGGCGCCGTGCAGTCGCTGGTCAAACTCTACGAGAGCAAGCTGCAGCCGCTGCAGACTGCGGCCCTGCAGGGCAGCGAGGCGCCGCAGCTGGATCTGAGCGATGCCGAGCAGGCCCAGCTCAAGGCCGACTTCGAGCAACTGCTGGCCGCCAAGCCCCAGATCGCTCTGGAGAAAATGTCGTTCAAGACCACCAATGGCGAAAGCCATCTGCGTCTGGCGCTCGACCTCAACAAGCCGGAATCCTTCGACCTGCCGGCACCGCTGATCGCCAAGCAACTGATCGGCCAACTGGACGCCAAACTGGTGGTGTCCAAGCCGATGATCGGCGACGTGGTCGGTGTGCAGGCGGCCTTCGCCGGACAGACCGACCAGCAGGCGATTGCCGAGCAGGCCAGCATGATGAGCGAGATGGCCAGCAGCATGGCGGTAGCCAGCCAGATGGCCACGGTGGAAGGCGACAACATCGTTTCCAGCCTGCATTACGCCAACGACCAGGTCGACTTCAACGGCCGCAAGATGACGGTCGAGGAGTTCGTCGGCATGTTTATGGCGATGGGCGGCGGCATGGGCATGCAGCAGGACGATGCAGCCCTGCAGGAAGGCGAGAGCGCTGACGGCCTGGCCCTGCAAGCACCGGCAGTAGAGAACACCGCGCAGTAA
- the xopAW gene encoding XopAW family type III secretion system calcium-binding effector — MISGVSSYSSYSSYSSTLASTQRSSTASSGGGGCAGGPAKVQEKLFSILDSDGDSSVSKDELSSAISAAQESDSSLSIDIDELFSQLDANGDGSLDSKETAALAPPPPPPGGPGGPSPEEMFSQLDTNGDGSIDEEELSAIAGSSSSDVSSLFSELDADGDGGLNIDEMAALAPPPPPPPADTGASSEELFSALDTDSSGSISQDELSSLLDSIGQQSQASSKSRSEEEDFSGLIAKLLKQYQSSASYQSSIGSQLDLSA; from the coding sequence ATGATCAGTGGTGTCAGCAGTTACTCGAGCTACAGCAGCTATAGCTCGACACTCGCCAGCACCCAGCGCAGCAGCACCGCCAGCAGTGGCGGCGGTGGCTGTGCCGGAGGCCCGGCGAAAGTCCAGGAGAAGCTGTTCAGCATTCTCGACAGCGACGGTGACAGCAGCGTCAGTAAGGACGAATTGAGCAGTGCAATCAGCGCCGCCCAGGAAAGCGACAGCAGCCTGAGCATCGATATCGACGAGCTGTTCAGCCAGCTCGATGCCAACGGCGACGGCAGCCTGGACAGCAAGGAAACCGCCGCTCTGGCCCCGCCGCCACCGCCCCCCGGCGGCCCGGGTGGCCCCAGCCCGGAGGAGATGTTCTCCCAGCTGGACACCAACGGCGACGGCAGCATCGATGAAGAAGAGCTGTCGGCCATCGCCGGCTCCAGCAGCAGCGATGTCAGCAGCCTGTTCAGCGAACTCGACGCCGATGGCGACGGTGGCCTGAACATCGATGAGATGGCCGCCCTGGCGCCACCGCCTCCACCGCCACCAGCAGATACCGGAGCCAGTTCGGAAGAACTGTTCAGTGCGCTGGACACCGACAGTAGCGGCAGCATCAGCCAGGACGAGTTGAGCAGCCTGCTCGACAGCATCGGCCAGCAGAGCCAGGCCAGCAGCAAGAGCCGCAGCGAGGAGGAAGACTTCTCGGGACTGATCGCCAAACTGCTCAAGCAGTACCAGAGCAGCGCCAGCTACCAGTCCAGCATCGGTAGCCAGCTCGACCTCTCGGCCTAA
- a CDS encoding ATP-binding protein, whose amino-acid sequence MRTADTFFARLFGVLMLAIVLAHILAFAWFNYYGHRPPPPPPPPAYSEHGEPGSRPPPPPPWRGFGGPLVPLTFQLLTLIAAAWYGARLLSRPIQRLSEAAERLSEDLDTPPLPETGTKEARQAAHAFNLMQRRIREQVQQRGRMLAAVSHDLRTPLARLKLRVEQIPNPQLRSRMGQDLGEMISMLDATLRYLHEQRSSEALQWFDLQALVESMVEDAQDRGADVRFSGHCAPLRVQPLSLRSCISNLLENALRYAGHARIELHDSPQQIEVRVCDNGPGIAPEQREAVFEAFFRVEGSRNRSSGGVGLGLTIAREAARRQGGDILLEETPGGGLTAILRLPR is encoded by the coding sequence ATGCGCACCGCCGACACCTTCTTCGCGCGTCTGTTTGGTGTCCTCATGCTGGCCATCGTGCTAGCGCACATCCTGGCTTTCGCCTGGTTCAATTACTACGGCCACCGGCCGCCGCCCCCGCCTCCTCCGCCGGCCTACAGCGAGCACGGCGAACCTGGCTCGCGACCGCCGCCTCCGCCGCCCTGGCGCGGTTTTGGCGGCCCGCTGGTGCCGCTGACCTTCCAGCTGCTGACCCTGATCGCCGCCGCCTGGTATGGCGCACGCCTGCTCAGCCGGCCGATCCAGCGCCTGTCCGAAGCCGCCGAGCGCCTCAGCGAGGATCTCGACACCCCACCGTTGCCGGAAACCGGCACCAAGGAAGCACGCCAGGCGGCGCATGCCTTCAACTTGATGCAGCGGCGCATCCGCGAGCAGGTGCAGCAACGCGGACGCATGCTCGCCGCCGTTTCCCACGACCTGCGCACGCCGCTGGCGCGCCTCAAGCTGCGCGTCGAGCAGATCCCCAACCCACAGCTGCGCTCGCGCATGGGCCAGGATCTGGGCGAGATGATCAGCATGCTCGACGCCACCCTGCGCTACCTGCATGAACAGCGCAGCAGCGAGGCGCTGCAGTGGTTCGACCTGCAGGCACTGGTCGAGTCGATGGTCGAGGACGCCCAGGATCGTGGTGCCGATGTGCGCTTCAGCGGTCACTGCGCACCGCTGCGGGTACAGCCGCTGTCATTGCGCTCGTGCATCAGCAACCTGCTGGAAAATGCCCTGCGCTATGCCGGGCATGCGCGCATCGAGCTGCACGACAGCCCGCAGCAGATCGAAGTGCGGGTCTGCGACAACGGCCCCGGCATTGCCCCCGAGCAACGCGAGGCAGTGTTCGAAGCCTTCTTCCGCGTCGAAGGCTCGCGCAACCGCAGCTCCGGCGGTGTGGGCCTGGGCCTGACCATCGCCCGCGAAGCCGCCCGCCGCCAGGGCGGCGACATCCTGCTCGAAGAAACCCCGGGCGGCGGCCTTACCGCCATCCTGCGCCTGCCCCGCTGA
- a CDS encoding response regulator, with amino-acid sequence MFLEPAPVEAPHTRDWRVRTTRALIVDDNLELRELLGGYLTRFNIDSEAVGDGSGMRRALAQSQFDVVILDLMLPGEDGLALCRELRASSDIPILMLTARCEPADRIIGLELGADDYMAKPFEPRELVARIQSILRRVRDDRDPSRADPRQEPRTSISFDGWTLHSVLRQLQSPDDLLVPLSNAEFRLLWVFLERPRRVLSREQLLDEARGRSIEAFDRSIDLLVSRLRQKLGDDPRSPRLIKTVRGEGYLFDARDIA; translated from the coding sequence ATGTTCCTGGAGCCTGCCCCGGTGGAAGCCCCCCATACCCGCGATTGGCGCGTACGCACGACCCGTGCCCTGATCGTCGATGACAACCTCGAACTGCGCGAGCTGCTGGGCGGCTACCTGACCCGCTTCAATATCGACAGCGAAGCCGTCGGCGACGGCAGCGGCATGCGCCGCGCCCTGGCGCAGAGCCAGTTCGACGTGGTCATCCTCGACCTCATGCTGCCCGGCGAAGACGGCCTGGCCCTGTGCCGCGAGCTGCGCGCCAGCTCCGATATCCCGATCCTGATGCTGACCGCACGCTGCGAGCCGGCCGACCGCATCATCGGCCTGGAACTGGGCGCCGACGACTACATGGCCAAGCCCTTCGAGCCGCGCGAACTGGTGGCGCGCATCCAGAGCATCCTGCGCCGCGTGCGCGACGACCGCGACCCGAGCCGCGCCGACCCGCGCCAGGAGCCGCGCACCAGCATCAGCTTCGACGGCTGGACGCTGCACAGCGTGCTGCGCCAGCTGCAATCGCCGGACGACCTGCTGGTGCCGCTGTCCAATGCCGAGTTCCGCCTGCTCTGGGTGTTCCTCGAACGCCCACGCCGGGTGCTCAGCCGCGAACAACTGCTCGACGAGGCCCGCGGCCGCTCCATCGAAGCCTTCGACCGCAGCATCGACCTGCTGGTCTCGCGCCTGCGCCAGAAGCTCGGCGACGATCCGCGCTCACCACGGCTGATCAAGACCGTGCGCGGCGAAGGCTATCTGTTCGACGCCCGCGATATCGCCTGA
- the kdpF gene encoding K(+)-transporting ATPase subunit F produces MSILDGVSLGLAVALFIYLLVALLRAERS; encoded by the coding sequence ATGAGCATTCTCGACGGGGTGTCACTCGGCTTGGCCGTGGCGCTGTTCATCTACCTGCTGGTTGCGCTGCTGCGCGCCGAGCGTAGCTAG
- the kdpA gene encoding potassium-transporting ATPase subunit KdpA, with protein sequence MQVQDYWLILAFFVLVLLPAPFLGRYIFRAMEGQKTLLTPLFAPIERFCYRLAGIDSQAEQDWKTYSLALLAFTLAGLLLLFAILMLQGALPLNPQHLPGLEWTLAFNTAVSFVSNTNWQAYSGEASLSYFSQMVGLTVQNFVSPAVGLAVLVVFCRSIARRSSNSVGNFWVDLTRATLYGMLPLCLLLALFLVWQGVPQTFLDYATAHTISGSDQVIPLGPAASQIAIKQLGTNGGGFFGVNSAHPFENPTAWSNLFELVSIILIPVALLFTFGHYVKDLRQSRALLACMLILFVLGLGVTLWAEYQPNPALAMLPIEQGGSLEGKESRFGIAASALWAVTTTAASNGSVNAMHDSFSALGGMIPMFNMMLGEVIFGGVGAGLYGMLLFVLIAVFLAGLMIGRTPEYLGKKLEAREVRLLVATLLVMPVGVLVFSALAVSLAGPAASISNPGAHGFSQALYAYTSGTANNGSAFAGFGANTPFHNLLLGLAMLLGRFGYILPILAIAGSLAAKKRAPISSNSFPTHGPLFVTLLTLTILLVGGLTFLPALALGPIAEHLTMFQGF encoded by the coding sequence ATGCAAGTCCAAGACTACTGGCTGATCCTGGCCTTCTTCGTGCTGGTATTGCTGCCGGCTCCGTTTCTCGGGCGCTACATCTTCCGCGCGATGGAGGGGCAGAAGACCCTGCTGACCCCGCTGTTCGCGCCCATCGAGCGCTTCTGTTACCGCCTGGCGGGCATCGACAGCCAGGCCGAGCAGGACTGGAAAACCTACAGCCTGGCGCTGCTGGCCTTCACCCTGGCCGGCCTGCTGTTGTTGTTCGCCATCCTCATGCTGCAGGGCGCGTTGCCGCTCAACCCGCAGCACCTGCCGGGGCTGGAGTGGACGCTGGCGTTCAATACCGCGGTGAGCTTCGTCAGCAACACCAACTGGCAGGCCTACAGCGGCGAGGCGTCGCTCAGCTACTTCAGCCAGATGGTCGGCCTGACCGTGCAGAACTTCGTCAGCCCGGCGGTCGGCCTGGCGGTGCTGGTGGTGTTCTGCCGCAGCATCGCCCGCCGTTCGAGCAACAGTGTCGGCAACTTCTGGGTCGACCTGACCCGCGCCACCCTCTACGGCATGCTGCCGCTGTGCCTGCTGCTGGCGCTGTTTCTGGTCTGGCAGGGCGTACCGCAGACCTTCCTCGACTATGCGACCGCGCACACCATTAGCGGCAGCGACCAGGTCATTCCGCTCGGCCCGGCGGCCAGCCAGATCGCCATCAAGCAGCTCGGCACCAACGGCGGCGGTTTCTTCGGCGTCAACTCGGCGCACCCGTTCGAGAATCCGACGGCCTGGAGCAACCTGTTCGAGCTGGTGTCGATCATCCTGATCCCGGTGGCGCTGCTGTTCACCTTCGGCCACTACGTCAAGGATCTGCGCCAGAGCCGCGCGCTGCTGGCCTGCATGCTGATCCTGTTCGTTCTCGGTCTGGGCGTGACCCTGTGGGCCGAGTACCAGCCGAACCCGGCGTTGGCCATGCTGCCGATCGAGCAGGGCGGTTCGCTGGAGGGCAAGGAGAGCCGCTTCGGCATCGCCGCCTCGGCGCTGTGGGCGGTGACTACCACGGCGGCCTCCAACGGCTCGGTCAATGCCATGCACGACAGCTTCAGCGCCCTCGGCGGCATGATCCCGATGTTCAACATGATGCTCGGCGAAGTGATCTTCGGCGGCGTCGGTGCTGGCCTCTACGGCATGCTGCTGTTCGTGCTGATCGCGGTGTTCCTCGCCGGCCTGATGATCGGCCGCACCCCGGAATACCTCGGCAAGAAGCTGGAAGCCCGCGAAGTGCGCTTGCTGGTGGCGACCCTGCTGGTGATGCCGGTCGGTGTACTGGTATTCAGCGCCCTGGCGGTAAGCCTGGCCGGCCCGGCGGCCTCGATCAGCAACCCGGGTGCCCATGGTTTCAGCCAGGCGCTGTATGCCTACACCTCGGGCACCGCCAACAACGGCTCGGCCTTCGCCGGTTTCGGCGCCAATACGCCGTTCCACAACCTGCTGCTCGGCCTGGCCATGCTGCTTGGGCGCTTCGGCTACATCCTGCCGATCCTCGCCATCGCCGGCAGCCTGGCGGCGAAGAAGCGCGCGCCGATTAGCAGCAACAGCTTCCCGACCCATGGCCCGCTGTTCGTCACCCTGCTGACCCTGACCATCCTCCTGGTCGGCGGCCTGACCTTCCTGCCGGCACTGGCCCTGGGCCCGATTGCCGAGCACCTGACAATGTTCCAGGGCTTCTAA
- the kdpB gene encoding potassium-transporting ATPase subunit KdpB, translated as MNARTEPALNSAPQQAKTSFAALWQPALRQAFVKLDPRQLQRAPVMLVVELTAILTTVLCFIPNPAVSVGLAVQIALWLWFTVLFANFAEALAEGRGKARADSLKAGSQGLNARRQKGQQFETVLASSLRRGDIVRVEAGELIPGDGEVIAGIAAVNEAAITGESAPVIRESGGDRSAVTGNTRVVSDWLLVQITANPGESTLDRMIALVEGAKRQKTPNEVALDILLIGLTLIFLLVVATLQPFARYAGGDLPLVYLVALLVTLIPTTIGGLLSAIGIAGMDRLVRLNVIAKSGRAVEAAGDVHVLLLDKTGTITFGNRRCSALIKAPGISGKELSEGTLLASLADDTAEGKSIVEYLRGLHPMQEPAREDIRAIAFSAETRLSGADWNGHVYRKGAVDSVLNYLNMSREEVPTALAREVEKIAQSGGTPLLVAGDGQLLGAIHLKDVVKPGIRERFAELRAMGIRTVMVTGDNPLTAAAIAAEAGVDDLIAEATPEKKLQRIRAEQAEGKMVAMCGDGANDAPALAQADVGLAMNDGTQAAREAANLVDLDSDPTKLLDVVQVGKELLVTRGALTTFSVANDVAKYFAILPALFAGIYPQLGALNLMQLHSPQSAILSAIVFNALIIVALIPLALRGVRVQALDAASLLRRNLLIYGLGGILAPFVGIKLIDLLLVAVGLV; from the coding sequence ATGAATGCCCGTACCGAACCGGCGCTGAACAGCGCCCCGCAACAAGCCAAGACCAGTTTCGCCGCGCTGTGGCAGCCGGCGCTGCGCCAGGCCTTCGTCAAGCTCGACCCGCGGCAGCTGCAGCGCGCGCCGGTGATGCTGGTGGTCGAGCTGACCGCCATCCTCACCACCGTGCTGTGCTTTATCCCCAACCCGGCGGTGAGCGTCGGCCTGGCCGTGCAGATCGCCCTGTGGCTGTGGTTCACCGTGCTGTTCGCCAACTTCGCCGAGGCCCTCGCCGAAGGCCGTGGCAAGGCACGCGCCGACAGCCTCAAGGCCGGCAGCCAGGGGCTCAATGCGCGCCGGCAGAAGGGTCAGCAGTTCGAGACCGTGCTGGCCAGCAGCCTGCGTCGTGGCGATATCGTGCGCGTCGAGGCCGGCGAGCTGATTCCTGGTGACGGCGAGGTGATCGCCGGCATTGCAGCGGTCAACGAGGCGGCCATTACTGGCGAATCAGCGCCGGTGATTCGCGAGTCCGGCGGCGACCGTTCGGCGGTGACCGGCAACACCCGCGTGGTCTCCGACTGGCTGCTGGTGCAGATCACCGCCAACCCGGGCGAGTCGACCCTGGATCGTATGATCGCCCTGGTCGAAGGTGCCAAGCGGCAGAAGACGCCCAACGAGGTGGCGCTGGATATTCTGCTGATCGGCCTGACCCTGATCTTCCTGCTGGTAGTGGCGACCCTGCAGCCGTTCGCCCGTTACGCCGGCGGCGACCTGCCGCTGGTGTACCTGGTGGCGCTGCTGGTGACGCTGATCCCCACCACCATCGGCGGCCTGCTGTCGGCCATCGGCATCGCCGGCATGGATCGCCTGGTGCGCCTCAACGTGATCGCCAAGTCCGGCCGCGCCGTGGAGGCGGCGGGGGACGTGCACGTGTTGCTGCTGGACAAGACCGGCACCATCACCTTCGGCAACCGTCGCTGCAGCGCGCTGATCAAGGCGCCTGGAATCAGCGGCAAGGAACTGTCCGAAGGGACGCTGCTGGCCTCGCTGGCCGACGACACCGCCGAGGGCAAGTCGATAGTCGAATACCTGCGCGGGCTGCACCCGATGCAGGAGCCGGCGCGCGAGGACATCCGCGCCATCGCTTTCAGCGCCGAGACACGCCTGTCCGGCGCCGACTGGAACGGCCATGTGTACCGCAAGGGCGCGGTCGACTCGGTGCTCAATTATCTGAATATGAGTCGCGAGGAGGTGCCCACGGCACTGGCCCGCGAGGTCGAGAAGATCGCCCAGAGCGGCGGCACGCCCTTGCTGGTGGCCGGCGACGGCCAACTGCTCGGCGCCATCCACCTCAAGGACGTGGTCAAGCCGGGCATCCGCGAACGTTTCGCCGAGCTGCGCGCCATGGGCATCCGTACCGTGATGGTCACCGGCGACAACCCGCTGACCGCCGCTGCCATCGCCGCCGAAGCGGGCGTGGATGACCTGATCGCCGAAGCCACGCCGGAGAAGAAGCTGCAACGCATTCGCGCCGAGCAGGCCGAAGGCAAGATGGTCGCCATGTGCGGCGACGGCGCCAACGATGCCCCGGCGCTGGCCCAGGCTGACGTCGGCCTGGCCATGAACGACGGCACCCAGGCCGCCCGCGAGGCCGCCAACCTGGTCGACCTGGACAGCGACCCTACCAAGCTGCTCGACGTGGTGCAGGTCGGCAAGGAGCTGCTGGTGACCCGCGGTGCGCTGACCACCTTCTCGGTGGCCAACGACGTGGCCAAGTACTTCGCCATCCTGCCGGCGCTGTTCGCCGGCATCTATCCGCAGCTTGGCGCGCTCAACCTGATGCAGCTGCACAGCCCGCAGAGCGCGATCCTCTCGGCCATCGTGTTCAACGCGCTGATCATCGTCGCCCTGATCCCTCTGGCCCTTCGTGGGGTGCGCGTGCAGGCGCTGGACGCGGCCAGCCTGCTGCGGCGCAACCTGCTGATCTATGGCCTGGGCGGCATCCTCGCGCCCTTTGTCGGGATCAAGCTGATCGACCTGCTGCTGGTGGCGGTGGGGCTGGTGTAG
- the kdpC gene encoding potassium-transporting ATPase subunit KdpC, giving the protein MLKQIRPALSVLAFMTLVTGVVYPLAVTGIAQLAFPEQANGSLIRDGNGEVRGSRLLAQNFDGAQWFQPRPSAAAFATVASGASNLAPSNPALAERIAKDAQRLHDEGQGPVPMQLVTTSASGLDPHLSPAAAQFQIARIASARGIPAASLERLVAQHVEKPLVGPAVVNVLALNLALADNRAIAFHETTP; this is encoded by the coding sequence ATGCTCAAGCAAATCCGCCCGGCCCTTAGCGTGCTGGCCTTTATGACCCTGGTGACCGGCGTGGTCTATCCGCTGGCCGTGACGGGGATCGCCCAGCTGGCATTCCCCGAACAGGCCAATGGCAGCCTGATCCGCGATGGCAACGGCGAGGTGCGTGGCAGCCGCCTGCTGGCGCAGAACTTCGACGGCGCACAGTGGTTCCAGCCGCGCCCCTCGGCGGCCGCTTTTGCCACCGTGGCCAGCGGCGCGAGCAACCTGGCGCCAAGCAACCCGGCATTGGCCGAGCGTATCGCCAAGGACGCCCAGCGCTTGCACGACGAAGGGCAGGGGCCGGTACCCATGCAGCTGGTCACCACTTCCGCCAGCGGTCTCGACCCGCACCTGTCGCCAGCCGCGGCGCAGTTCCAGATCGCCCGCATCGCCAGTGCGCGCGGCATCCCGGCGGCCAGCCTGGAGCGGCTGGTCGCACAACATGTGGAAAAACCCCTGGTGGGCCCGGCGGTGGTCAATGTGCTGGCGCTCAACCTGGCCCTGGCCGACAATCGCGCCATCGCTTTCCATGAGACCACTCCATGA